A window of Synechococcus sp. WH 8109 genomic DNA:
TCTCTTTCTCCAGGGGCTCGATCGCGGCTGTTTTGGAGTTGAGGATCATCTGGGTGAGTTGCGCTGCTTTCACTTCTCCCACTTCACCTTCCAGTTCTCCCAGGCGATCGAAGGCTGCCATGTACACCGCCTCAAGGTCTTGGATGAGCTGTTCACGCTGCTGTTTGATCGCCTGACGTCGTTCGTCTGATTTCATGCCGCCTGAGCTCCTGGGCTCCGTCTGTGGGATAAGTCTGTGGGCTCAGTTTGCCGGCAAAAGCAGATGCAGAGCGATCTGCTGGTGTGGATCGGTCCAGCTGTGTTGGATCCGCCAGCCGGCCTGGGCCGCGAGAGCGGTCGCCGCGGCCGCCGAGTATTTGACGCTGTGTTCGGTGATCCAGGCGTCGCCCTGGCGAAAGAACCAGGTCTCACCGCCCAGGTGCACGGTCTGATCCTGTCGGCTCACCAGCGCCATTTCGATGCGCTGCTGCTGTGCCTCCCAGCGGGCCCGGTAGCGGAACCGCTTGGGATTGGCATCGCCCTGGAGGTCCCGGTTGAGCCGCAGCAGCAGGTTGCGGGCGAAGGCTGCGGACACGCCGGCGGCATCGTTGTAGGCGGCTTCCATCAGGGCCGGCTCGCGGGGTTGATCCAGCCCCAGCAGCAGCGGCCCTCCAGCCAGCAGCTGCCGGGCGTTGCGCAGGAAGTCCACAGCCTCTTCCGGGGTGAAGTTACCCAAGGAGCTGCCAGGAAAGAAGCCGATGCGTCGTTGGCCGTCTATGGCTGGATGCTGCGGCAGCTGCTCCAAGCGGGTGTGGTCACAGCAGATGCCGACCATGGCGGTGTTGGGGTGTCGGGCTGCGAGGCCGGAGAGGGCTTCCTTCAGGGCGCTGAGGCTGATGTCCAAGGCGGCGAAGACGCTGCTGCCCAGAGCTGTGAGCAGCGGATCCACCTTGCGGGCGTTGCCGATGCCGAATTCCACCACCAGCCCAGGGCCCGTGGCGGCGGCGATGGCGGGTGCGTTGTCTTCCAACAGGGCGATTTCCCGTTGGGTGAGGGTGTATTCCGGCTGCCGGCAGATCTCGGCGAACAGACGTGATCCTTCGGCGTCGTAGAGCAACCAGGCCGGCAGTTGGCAAGGGTTGCGCTGCAATCCGTCTCGAACCAGGCGCTGCAGATCCGCTTGGGGTGGGTGGAGGTTGAGCAGGCTGATGCTCATCGAGCCAGACGGATGCCGGCCGCCATCCAGCGGTTCGCTGGCGGGAAAAAATTGCGGTAATTGTCGCGTTCGTGGCCCGGGGGCGTGAGCCAGCTGCTGCCCCGTAGCACCATTTGGGAGCTCATGAATTTGCCGTTGTATTCGCCGATGGCACCCTCCACCGGGCGAAAGCCGGGATAGGGTCTGTAGGAACTGGCGGTCCACTGCCACAGCGCCCGGTGGGCGTGCTGCATGGCGGCGCCATGCAGGCCAAGGGCGTGTTCCCATTCCGCTTCGGTGGGGAGCCGGGCACCGCTCCAGCGCGCATAGGCATCCGCTTCGAACCAGCTCAGATGCCGCACAGGTGCCTGGGGGTCTCGGCAGCGGCGGCCCGCCAGGGTGAATTCATGGTTGTTCTCCCGCCAGTAGCGCGGCGCCTGCCACTGGTGCTGTTGCACCAAGGCCCAGCCTTCACTCATCCATAGCTCGGGACGTTGATAGCCCCCATCGGCGATGAAGCCGGCGTAGCCGGCGTTGCTCACCAGGGTGTTGCTCAGCTCAAACGGCTCCAGCCACACCCGGTGCCGCGGCGTCTCGTTGTCGAAGTGGAATCCCTCGCTCTGATGGCCGATCTCCGTCAACCCGCCGGGGCAGGCCAGCCACTGCTCCTCCTCCAGGGTCAGGGTCAGCTCATCTTCAAGGTTGTAGACGGGTTCCAACGGCTGACGGTTGAAGCCATCCAAGAGGTCCATCAGCAGCAGTTCCTGGTGCTGTTGCTCGTGCTGCAGGCCGAGCTGCACCAAGGCCTCAACCCCTTCAGGCGGGTCCTGCAGCAGTGCTTCTAGACCGGCATCCACCCGTTGACGCCAGGCCAGCACCGCGCCGATGGCCGGACGGCTGAGCAGGCCCCGCTGCGGTCGGGGGTGACGCGCTCCGACGGAGTCGTAATAGGAGTTGAACTGATAGCTCCAGAGCGGGTCGCAGGCCTGATGTTCCGCTGCATAGGGCTGCAGCACGAAGGTTTCAAAGAACCAGTTGGTGTGGCCCAGATGCCATTTGGGAGGGCTGGCATCGGCCATCCCCTGGAGCATCAGGTCTTCCGGTTCCAGAGGCGCGATCATTGCTTCGCTGCGGCGCCGCACCGCCAGCAGAGTGTCCAGCAGCACGGGCTCGATCCATCCTTCGCGGACCCTAGGGGGTGCGGCAAACCATCGGTACCATCAGCCCATCGATGCGGCTGAATCCCTTGAGCGGTTCCGGCACGGTGCTGGTGGAGCGATATCGCCTGGAGGAACGCCTGAGTGGACCCGATCCGCTGCGTGGTTCTTTGTGGCGTGCGGTGGATGTGATGGCGGGTGATCTGCCGGTGGCCATTCGCCAACTGGAGACATCGGAATCCCAGGAGCGGTTGCAAGGGGTTTGGCCACACATGCAGATGCTGTCGCATCCCCAGTCGCCCCGCTGCGGTGAGCTGGTGGAACTGGATGGGGCGTTGTGGCTTGTGCGTGATTGGCAGGACGGCATCTCCTACGACCTGCTGCTGCATCAAAGGCGGTTCAGTGCGGATGAGGTTCTTCTGTTGCTGCGCCAGTTGCTGCCGGTGCTTGCGGTGTGGCATGGCCGCGGGCTGGTGCACGGTGATCTGAATGCCCGCCATCTGCTGCGCCGAAACAGCGATGGCTTACCGGTGTTGCTGGAGGGTGGCGGGGTGCAGCGGCAGGGCACTACCCCTTTGGATGCTCCCTGGCGCGATCTGCACGATCTTGGGCTCACCGCCCTGGTGTTGCTTGGTGGGCCGGCGAGCGAGGACGGATGCTGGCCAGAGGGCCTGGAGCTCGAGGCGGGATTTCGTCAGGTGCTGGAGCGCCTGCTCTCTGAGGCACCGGAGCGCCGTTTTGCTGAGGTTGCTGAGGTGCTGCAGGTCCTGGAGTCGGTGGGTTTGCCCGCATCCGAACCGGAGATCGTCGTCTCAGCACGAAGCAGTCGGGTCTTGGCTCGCGAGCAGGGAGCGGAGGGTCGTCTCTGGCCCGTGGTGGTTGTGCTGGGTCTATCGGCGTTGGTGGGTTCTGCCATCGGCTGGCTGCTGCTCTCGCGCAGCTCACCTGTAGACATTGCATCTGACCTTGCGGGCCACAAACCTGCCGTCAGCTTGGCGCCGGCGGCGCTGGATCACCGCCAGCAGCTGTTCAGCCGTTTGCGGGCACTTCAGGTGAATCGCGGCTGGTTTCTCCAGCTTGTGGATGCCAGCCAGCCCAGCGCGGAGTCGCTGGAGGCTGCGCCGTTGCCAAGGGCCTGGACCGAGCTGGCCGAGGAATGGCTGGCTCGGATTGAGCAGCTGCCGCCGACGATCAGAGTCCGCTTGGGCCGTCTGAGCGATGGGGACTGGGAGCAGACGCGTCAGGCGTTGGTGCAGCAGGGTGTACATCTGCACGTGGTGGAGCACTTGGTCAGTGCTGGTTCTCATGTGCTGCTGCCGAGGTCCATGCAGGGCTGGAAACCTGCCGAACCCTTTCTTCAGCTCTGGATTGCAGCGGCGATGCAGAGCCTCAATGACGTCGAAATCGTGCGGCTCAAAGCGTGCCCGCTGGAGCCCACCAACACGTCGTTGCGCATCCCTGCCGGTGGTGCCCGTTTGCTGCTCGTTGAGGTGCCTGCCAGGGATACGTTGGCCTTGGACATCAGCGGCACCCCCCTGATGCAGATGATGGTGTTTGGTGCCAGTGGCCAGGTGGAGGGTGAGCGTGGCCCACTGCGGGTGACTCGGATTGCGCCTGAAGCCGGTTCCCCCTTACAGGTGCTGGTCTTCAACGAGGGCGTTTCCTCGGATGCATTCACTTTGGTTTGCTTGGCAGACCCGCGCGATCAGTAGCGCTCCATTGCCGCTTTCACATCCTTTTTTGATTGCTTCTCTTTTTCAGCAGCGCGCTTGTCGTGCAATTTGCGACCTTTGCCTAGCCCGATGGTGAGCTTGATCCAGGACCCCTTGAGGTGAATGTTGAGGGGGATCAGCGTCAGCCCTTTTTGATCCACCAGACCGCGCAGCTTGTTGATCTCATGGCGATGGGCCAGCAGTTTCCGGGTGCGCAGCGGGTCGTGGTTGAAGTAGCTGCCGGCGTGGGTGTGGGGTGAGATGTGCACGTTGTGCAACTGCAGTTCCCCATTGCGGATCAGGCAGAAGCCATCGCGCAGGTTGGCTTTGCCGTTGCGGATCGATTTCACCTCGGTGCCCACTAGCTCGATGCCGGTTTCCAGGGTTTCGAGGATTTCGTACTGGTGACGGGCCTGACGGTTGTCCGCCAGCATCCGATTGGCAGCGGCCCGTGCTGCGGCTGCGGCTGCTTTTTTCGCTCCTCCCTTGGCCATGGTTGCGGCTGTGTCTTCCGACCCTATCCAGGTCTGGGTACCCTGCCTGCATGGCGATTGTCTCCTCCAGTTCCGGTCGCAAGCCACCCCGCCGCCCCGAAGCGCTGGTGGACCCCCAGCCGGCCCCTGAAGAGGTGGTGAGTCGGCCGGAGGACAAGCTTCGGCCCCAGTTCCTGGACGACTACATCGGTCAGAGCGAGCTTAAGCAGGTGCTGGGTATTGCGGTGGAAGCGGCCCTGGGTCGTGGGGATGCCCTGGATCATGTGCTGCTCTATGGCCCGCCAGGTTTGGGCAAAACCACCATGGCCATGGTGCTTGCAGAAGAAATGGGGGTGCAGTGCAAGGTCACCAGTGCACCGGCCTTGGAACGCCCGCGCGACATCGTCGGTTTGTTGGTGAACCTGCAGCCCCGCGATCTGCTGTTCATTGACGAGATTCATCGCCTCAGCCGGGTGGCGGAAGAGCTGCTTTATCCAGCGATGGAAGACCGTCGCCTCGATCTCACCGTCGGCAAGGGCAGCACGGCGCGCTCCCGCTCCCTCGATTTGCCCCCCTTCACTTTGGTGGGGGCCACCACCCGCGCCGGATCGCTGAGTTCCCCGCTGCGGGACCGGTTTGGCCTGATCCAGCGGTTGGAGTTTTACGGCCAAGGAGATCTGGAAGCGATCGTGGATCGCACCGCCGGGCTGATCGGGGTCGCCCTCACGCCGGAGGCCCGCAGCAGCATTGCCGCCTCCTGTCGCGGCACGCCCCGGATTGCCAATCGCCTGCTTCGCCGGGTGCGGGATGTGGCCAGTGTCCGTGGCGGCGGCGGTGGAGTTATTGATCAGGCCCTGGTCGGCGATGCCCTGAGCCTGCACCGCGTTGACCATCGCGGCCTCGATGCCAGCGATCGGCGCTTGCTGCAGCTGCTGATCGACCACCACGGTGGCGGCCCGGTGGGGCTCGAGACCCTGGCAGCGGCCCTCGGGGATGACCCCGTCACCCTGGAGACAGTGGTTGAGCCGTTTTTGTTGCAGCAGGGGTTGCTGATGCGTACCCCCCGTGGCCGCATGGTCACGGATGCGGCCCGCAGTCATCTGGCGGAGGCGGCATGAACCGGCTTCTCATCCTGTTGTTGAGTCTGGTGCTGGCGCTGCCCGTGCAGGCCCTGGATCTTCAAGGGCTCTACGAGCAGGCACTGACGGCGAGCCGTCAGGGTGATTTTGTGCAGGCGCTGCTCCTGTGGGATCGCTTCCTTGAGCAGGTCCCTGAGGATGCAGCAGCGCTGAGCAACCGCGGCAATGTGCGTCTGGCCCTTGGTGATCTGTCTGGGGCGATCGAAGACCAGACCGCTTCGATTGTTCTGGCGCCGGAGGAAAGTGACCCTCACTTGAACCGGGGCACGGCCGAGGAAACGCTTCAGGACTGGTCCGCGGCAGCGGACGACTATCTCTGGATCCTGGAGCGGGATCCGCAGGATGCTTCAGCCCTCTACAACCTGGCCAATGTGCGCGGTTCGCAGGGGGACTGGCCTGAGGCGCGAGAGCTTTACGGCCAGGCTGCCCTCGCCCGCCCCGGCTTCGCCATGGCCCGCTCCAGCGAGGCCTTGGCGGCCTGGCAAGCGGGGGATCTGGAGTTTGCGGAGGCGGAATTGCGAAAATTGATTCGTCGATACCCTTTGTTTGCTGACGCTCGGGCGGCCCTCAGTGGCCTGCTCTGGCGAGAAGGATCCAGTGGTGAAGCGGAAAGCCACTGGGCCGCGGCTGCTGGGCTTGATCAGCGTTACCGCCAGGCCGACTGGTTGCAGCAGGTGCGCCGCTGGCCACCACAGCCGACAGCGGATCTGATGGCGTTCCTGGCCTTGGAGGCGTCCTGAGATGAGCCAAGTGGCGTCACTTTCTGATCGACTCAGCCAGGAGCTGCCTGAGCTGCTCGAGCTGCGCCGGCACTTGCATGCCCACCCTGAACTCAGTGGGGAAGAGCATCAGACGGCTGCCCTCGTGGCGGGTGAGTTACGCCAGTTGGGGTGGCGTGTCCGCGAGGGGGTCGGTCGCACGGGCGTGGTGGCTGAACTGGGCCCTGATCACGGCCCCACGGTCGGCTTGCGGGTGGACATGGATGCCCTGCCGGTGGAGGAGCGCACCGGTCTGTCCTATGCCTCCACCCGCCAGGGCCTGATGCACGCCTGCGGCCATGATTTGCACACTTGCACAGGCCTTGGAGTAGCGCGGTTGCTGGCCCAGGAGCCGGCTTTGGCGGCTCGGGTGCGGCTGCTGTTTCAACCCGCCGAAGAATTGGCCAAGGGGGCGGTTTGGATGCGCGATGCGGGGGCGGTGGAGGGTCTAGATGCGTTGTATGGCGTGCACGTGGTGCCGAATCTGCCGGTGGGCACGGTGGGAATCCGGCGCGGCTGTCTGACGGCGGCGGCCGGTGAGCTGGAGATCCTCGTGCAGGGGGAGGGTGGCCACGGGGCCCGTCCCCATCAGTCGGTGGATGCTGTTTGGTTGGCGGCTCGAGTGATCACAGAGCTCCAGCAGACCATCGCCCGCCGCTTGGACGCGTTGCAGCCGGTGGTGATCAGTTTCGGCAAGGTGGAAGGGGGTCGTGCCTTCAACGTGATTGCCGATCAGGTGCGCTTGCTGGGCACGGTGCGCTGTCTGGATCTGCAGCAGCACGCCCAGCTGCCGGATTGGATCGATGAGACGGTGCAGGGTATCTGTGCCAGTGGAGGGGGTACGGCGGTGGTGAATTACCGCTGCATTGCACCACCGGTGCACAACGACCCGCAGCTCACGACCTTGCTCGAACGTTGTGCAGTGGATTGTCTGGGCCGCGACAAGGTGCTCCCCGTAGAGCAACCCTCCCTGGGTGCCGAAGACTTTGCTGAGCTGCTTCGGGATGTGCCAGGAATGATGGTGCGGCTGGGGGTTGCTGGCCCCGAAGGCTGTGCGCCGCTGCATAACGGAGCTTTTGTGCTGGAGGAAGACGCCCTCGGTGTAGGCATTGCGGTGCTCACAGCCACCGTGCTGGCGTGGATCAAGGAGAACACCTCGGCATGAACCAACGTCGTGCGCTGATTTGGGTTTCTCTCGGGGCTCCGTTGCTGGTCCTGCTCGCGTTGCTGGCCACCAACCAGCGTCAGGGCAAGGACCGGGTGCAGGTGCTCCCTGCAGTGTTGGTGGGTTCGGGTCTCATCATCAGCAGCGCTCTCGGTAGGCAGCGCCGCCGCGCCAGGCTGTTGGCCGATCTTCAACGGGCGCGCACCCCCGGCAGCAACCCATGAGCGAGACAGACCCACAACGTCCTGATCTCGAGGCGGTGCGTCAGGCCATTGCCAGTGGGGATCCAGTCCAGGCAATGCCGGCGATCACCCAGCTCCGCCATTGCTCGGACGCTGAGGCGGTGCCGTTGCTGGTGTTAGGCACGGAGCAGAAGCCTTTTTTGGTGCGTTCCTTGAGTTGCAGCGGACTGGGCTACAAGCGCACCGAACAGGGTTGGACTGTTCTGAGTGCGCTGATCACTGCCGATGAAGACCCCAATGTTCGGGCTGAGGCAGCCAATGCCCTCGCCAGCTACGGGGTGGAGCGGGCCTGGCCCTTGCTGCGTTCGGCCTTTGAATCTGATGCTGCTTGGCTGGTCCGCTGCAGCATCTTGTCTGCCTTGGCAGAACAGCCGGAGATCGATCTCACCTGGTTGCTAGAGCTGGCCACCATGGCAATCGCTGATGCTGACGCCATCGTGAGGGTCAGTGGAGCGGAAATCCTCAGTCGCATCGTTCGTGAAGGGGCCAGCGACTCCATCGGAGCAAAGGCCAGAGGCTTGTTGCAATCTCTGCAACAGGACAGCGATCACCGGGTGGTGGCTGCGGTGCTCAATGGTTTGCAGGCCAGCTGACGGGCCTTTGAGCAACGCTTGCTAGCGTTCAAACATCACTAGGGGTGTCTGGGTTTCACCATGAACTCAGACTGAGATCACACCCTCCGAACCTGATTCCGGGTTATGCCGGCGCAGGGAAGTGCTTGAGCGTGATCTACGGCCAAACGTCGACCCCTGGGCTGTCCGTCGCACCTCAGATCATGCGCGCTTCCTGGGTTGAGTCCCGTAAGGGTCAGGCCAACGTCTCTCAGATGCACTACGCCCGTCAGGGCGTGGTCACCGAAGAAATGGCCCATGTGGCCCAGCGGGAGAACCTGCCCGAATCGCTGGTGATGGAAGAAGTGGCTCGGGGGCGAATGATCATCCCGGCCAACATCAACCACACCAATCTGGAGCCGATGGCGATCGGAATCGCCAGCAAGTGCAAGGTGAACGCCAACATCGGCGCCTCCCCGAATGCGTCTGATGCCGCAGAGGAGGTGAAGAAGCTGAAGCTGGCGGTGAAGTACGGCGCCGATACCGTGATGGATCTATCCACCGGCGGCGTCAACCTCGATGAGGTGCGCACCGCCATCATCGGTGCATCTCCCGTACCGATTGGCACAGTGCCTGTGTATCAGGCACTGGAAAGCGTGCACGGTTCGATCGAGAAGCTTGATGAGGACGACTTCCTCCACATCATCGAGAAGCACTGCCAACAGGGCGTTGACTACCAGACCATCCATGCCGGCCTGCTGATTGAGCACCTGCCCAAGGTGAAGGGCCGCATTACCGGCATCGTTAGCCGCGGTGGCGGCATCCTGGCCCAGTGGATGCTTTATCACCACCGCCAGAACCCGCTTTACACGCGGTTCGACGACATCTGCGAGATTTTCAAGCGCTACGACTGCACCTTTTCCCTCGGTGACTCGCTGCGCCCCGGTTGCCAGCACGATGCATCGGATGCCGCTCAACTGGCCGAATTGCATACCCTCGGCGAACTGACTCGTCGCGCCTGGAAGCACGACGTGCAGGTGATGGTGGAGGGTCCTGGCCACGTTCCCCTCGATCAGATCGAGTTCAACGTGAAGAAGCAAATGGAGGAGTGCAGCGAAGCACCCTTCTATGTGCTCGGCCCGCTGGTCACCGACATTGCTCCCGGCTACGACCACATCACCTCCGCCATCGGCGCGGCCATGGCCGGTTGGCATGGCACGGCGATGCTCTGCTACGTGACGCCGAAGGAGCACCTCGGTCTGCCCAACGCTGAGGATGTCCGCGAAGGTTTGATTGCATACAAGATCGCTGCCCATGCGGCAGACATCGCCCGTCATCGCCCCGGCGCCCGTGACCGGGACGACGAGCTCAGCCGCGCCCGCTACAACTTCGACTGGAACAAGCAGTTTGAGCTGTCCTTAGACCCCGAGCGGGCCAAGGAGTATCACGATGAAACCCTGCCGGCTGACATCTACAAGCAGGCGGAGTTCTGCTCCATGTGCGGACCGAAGCACTGCCCGATGCAGACCAAGATCACTGATGAAGATCTTGAGGGTCTTGAGAAGGTGCTCGAAACCAAAGCAGGAGCCGCCGAGCTCACAGCGGTCAAGCTCGACAAAGCTGATTGATTGCGTTGACTGAAGTCAGATGTTGCCCGGCGTCCTTTTGGACGTCGGGTTTTTTTTGTGTAAAACCAACGATTGTTGGCATAAAAAAAGACCTCCTGATGAATCAGGAGGTCTGGGTATTGCACTGATCTGGCGATCAGCCGAGCAGAGCCTTGGCTTTAGCAACCACGTTCTCCACCGTGAAGCCGAATTCCTTGAGGCAGGTGCCGCCGGGGGCGGAAGCACCGAAGCGGTTCATGGTGACGCTGTCGCCATCCAGGCCGATGAAGCGGTGCCAGCCGAAGGACTCAGCGGCTTCCACCACCATGCGCTTGCGCACAGCGTTGGGGAGGACTTCCTCCTTGTAGGCATCGCTCTGCTCGTCGAACAGTTCGACGCAGGGCATGGAGACCACGCGCACCTTCTTGCCTTCAGCAGTGAGCTGCTTGGCGGCCTGGACGCAGAGGTCCAGTTCGGTGCCGGTACCGATCAGGATCAGATCGGGAGTGCCGGCGCAGTCTTCGAGTACATAACCACCCAGGGCCACCTTGTCGATCGAGGAGTTGGCCTGGTTGGCCATGCCCTGGCGGCTGAGACAGAGGGAGCTGGGGCGCTTGCGGTTCTGGATGGCCAACTTGTAGGCACCGCTGGTCTCGTTGCCGTCGCCCGGACGGAACACCAGCATGTTCGGCATTGCCCGCAGGGAGGGGATGGTTTCGATCGGCTGGTGGGTGGGGCCGTCTTCGCCTACACCGATGGAGTCGTGAGTGAGCACGTAGATCACGCCCAGCTCGCTCAGGGCCGACAGTCGCATCGAACCACGCATGTAGTCGGCGAACACCAGGAATGTGCCGCCGTAAGGGATCAATCCGCTGTTGTGATACGCGATGCCGTTGAGGATGGCTGCCATGGCGTGCTCACGCACACCGAAGTGCAGGTAGCGCTTCTCAGGGCTGCTGGCTTGATACGAGCCGGTTTCACCCTTGATGTCAGTGTAGTTGGAGTGGGTGAGGTCGGCGGAGCCTCCGATTAGCTCGGGCAGGTTGGGGCCCAGTGCGCCCAGGCAGATCTGGGAGTGCTTGCGGGTGGCCAGGCCACCGTCTTCGGGGGTGTAGGTGGGCAGATCCTTGTCCCAGCCCTCAGGCAGCTCACCGCGCAACATCCGCTCGAATTCGGCGGCTTCGCTGGGGTACTTGGTTCGGTAAGTGGCCAGGGTCTGGTTCCACTCGGCCTCGAGGCTGGCGCCGCGGTCGATGGCCTGGCGGAACTGGTCGTAGGCGTCCTGGGGGATTTCGAAGGGTGCATAGTCCCAACCCAATTGCTGGCGAGTCAGGGCTGCTTCCTCTTCGCCCAGAGCAGCACCGTGCACACCGGCTGTGTCGGCCTTGTTGGGGGAGCCGTAGCCGATGGTAGTGGTCACCTTGATGATTGACGGCTTGTCGGTCACTGCCTTGGCGGCCTCGATCGCTTTGGCGATGGCATCCACATCGGTGTTGCCTTCGGCCACGTGCTGTACGTGCCAGCCGTAGGCCTCATAGCGCTTCAGCACGTCCTCGGTGAATGACACATCGGTGCGGCCATCGATGGTGATGCTGTTGTC
This region includes:
- a CDS encoding hercynine metabolism small protein, which translates into the protein MKSDERRQAIKQQREQLIQDLEAVYMAAFDRLGELEGEVGEVKAAQLTQMILNSKTAAIEPLEKEIEKPLITTPGEA
- the egtD gene encoding L-histidine N(alpha)-methyltransferase, which encodes MSISLLNLHPPQADLQRLVRDGLQRNPCQLPAWLLYDAEGSRLFAEICRQPEYTLTQREIALLEDNAPAIAAATGPGLVVEFGIGNARKVDPLLTALGSSVFAALDISLSALKEALSGLAARHPNTAMVGICCDHTRLEQLPQHPAIDGQRRIGFFPGSSLGNFTPEEAVDFLRNARQLLAGGPLLLGLDQPREPALMEAAYNDAAGVSAAFARNLLLRLNRDLQGDANPKRFRYRARWEAQQQRIEMALVSRQDQTVHLGGETWFFRQGDAWITEHSVKYSAAAATALAAQAGWRIQHSWTDPHQQIALHLLLPAN
- a CDS encoding HEAT repeat domain-containing protein, whose translation is MSETDPQRPDLEAVRQAIASGDPVQAMPAITQLRHCSDAEAVPLLVLGTEQKPFLVRSLSCSGLGYKRTEQGWTVLSALITADEDPNVRAEAANALASYGVERAWPLLRSAFESDAAWLVRCSILSALAEQPEIDLTWLLELATMAIADADAIVRVSGAEILSRIVREGASDSIGAKARGLLQSLQQDSDHRVVAAVLNGLQAS
- the ruvB gene encoding Holliday junction branch migration DNA helicase RuvB; translated protein: MAIVSSSSGRKPPRRPEALVDPQPAPEEVVSRPEDKLRPQFLDDYIGQSELKQVLGIAVEAALGRGDALDHVLLYGPPGLGKTTMAMVLAEEMGVQCKVTSAPALERPRDIVGLLVNLQPRDLLFIDEIHRLSRVAEELLYPAMEDRRLDLTVGKGSTARSRSLDLPPFTLVGATTRAGSLSSPLRDRFGLIQRLEFYGQGDLEAIVDRTAGLIGVALTPEARSSIAASCRGTPRIANRLLRRVRDVASVRGGGGGVIDQALVGDALSLHRVDHRGLDASDRRLLQLLIDHHGGGPVGLETLAAALGDDPVTLETVVEPFLLQQGLLMRTPRGRMVTDAARSHLAEAA
- the egtB gene encoding ergothioneine biosynthesis protein EgtB, with amino-acid sequence MLLDTLLAVRRRSEAMIAPLEPEDLMLQGMADASPPKWHLGHTNWFFETFVLQPYAAEHQACDPLWSYQFNSYYDSVGARHPRPQRGLLSRPAIGAVLAWRQRVDAGLEALLQDPPEGVEALVQLGLQHEQQHQELLLMDLLDGFNRQPLEPVYNLEDELTLTLEEEQWLACPGGLTEIGHQSEGFHFDNETPRHRVWLEPFELSNTLVSNAGYAGFIADGGYQRPELWMSEGWALVQQHQWQAPRYWRENNHEFTLAGRRCRDPQAPVRHLSWFEADAYARWSGARLPTEAEWEHALGLHGAAMQHAHRALWQWTASSYRPYPGFRPVEGAIGEYNGKFMSSQMVLRGSSWLTPPGHERDNYRNFFPPANRWMAAGIRLAR
- the smpB gene encoding SsrA-binding protein SmpB yields the protein MAKGGAKKAAAAAARAAANRMLADNRQARHQYEILETLETGIELVGTEVKSIRNGKANLRDGFCLIRNGELQLHNVHISPHTHAGSYFNHDPLRTRKLLAHRHEINKLRGLVDQKGLTLIPLNIHLKGSWIKLTIGLGKGRKLHDKRAAEKEKQSKKDVKAAMERY
- a CDS encoding serine/threonine protein kinase, with protein sequence MRQTIGTISPSMRLNPLSGSGTVLVERYRLEERLSGPDPLRGSLWRAVDVMAGDLPVAIRQLETSESQERLQGVWPHMQMLSHPQSPRCGELVELDGALWLVRDWQDGISYDLLLHQRRFSADEVLLLLRQLLPVLAVWHGRGLVHGDLNARHLLRRNSDGLPVLLEGGGVQRQGTTPLDAPWRDLHDLGLTALVLLGGPASEDGCWPEGLELEAGFRQVLERLLSEAPERRFAEVAEVLQVLESVGLPASEPEIVVSARSSRVLAREQGAEGRLWPVVVVLGLSALVGSAIGWLLLSRSSPVDIASDLAGHKPAVSLAPAALDHRQQLFSRLRALQVNRGWFLQLVDASQPSAESLEAAPLPRAWTELAEEWLARIEQLPPTIRVRLGRLSDGDWEQTRQALVQQGVHLHVVEHLVSAGSHVLLPRSMQGWKPAEPFLQLWIAAAMQSLNDVEIVRLKACPLEPTNTSLRIPAGGARLLLVEVPARDTLALDISGTPLMQMMVFGASGQVEGERGPLRVTRIAPEAGSPLQVLVFNEGVSSDAFTLVCLADPRDQ
- the thiC gene encoding phosphomethylpyrimidine synthase ThiC — its product is MRASWVESRKGQANVSQMHYARQGVVTEEMAHVAQRENLPESLVMEEVARGRMIIPANINHTNLEPMAIGIASKCKVNANIGASPNASDAAEEVKKLKLAVKYGADTVMDLSTGGVNLDEVRTAIIGASPVPIGTVPVYQALESVHGSIEKLDEDDFLHIIEKHCQQGVDYQTIHAGLLIEHLPKVKGRITGIVSRGGGILAQWMLYHHRQNPLYTRFDDICEIFKRYDCTFSLGDSLRPGCQHDASDAAQLAELHTLGELTRRAWKHDVQVMVEGPGHVPLDQIEFNVKKQMEECSEAPFYVLGPLVTDIAPGYDHITSAIGAAMAGWHGTAMLCYVTPKEHLGLPNAEDVREGLIAYKIAAHAADIARHRPGARDRDDELSRARYNFDWNKQFELSLDPERAKEYHDETLPADIYKQAEFCSMCGPKHCPMQTKITDEDLEGLEKVLETKAGAAELTAVKLDKAD
- a CDS encoding DUF3188 domain-containing protein; this encodes MNQRRALIWVSLGAPLLVLLALLATNQRQGKDRVQVLPAVLVGSGLIISSALGRQRRRARLLADLQRARTPGSNP
- a CDS encoding amidohydrolase produces the protein MSQVASLSDRLSQELPELLELRRHLHAHPELSGEEHQTAALVAGELRQLGWRVREGVGRTGVVAELGPDHGPTVGLRVDMDALPVEERTGLSYASTRQGLMHACGHDLHTCTGLGVARLLAQEPALAARVRLLFQPAEELAKGAVWMRDAGAVEGLDALYGVHVVPNLPVGTVGIRRGCLTAAAGELEILVQGEGGHGARPHQSVDAVWLAARVITELQQTIARRLDALQPVVISFGKVEGGRAFNVIADQVRLLGTVRCLDLQQHAQLPDWIDETVQGICASGGGTAVVNYRCIAPPVHNDPQLTTLLERCAVDCLGRDKVLPVEQPSLGAEDFAELLRDVPGMMVRLGVAGPEGCAPLHNGAFVLEEDALGVGIAVLTATVLAWIKENTSA
- a CDS encoding tetratricopeptide repeat protein, whose translation is MNRLLILLLSLVLALPVQALDLQGLYEQALTASRQGDFVQALLLWDRFLEQVPEDAAALSNRGNVRLALGDLSGAIEDQTASIVLAPEESDPHLNRGTAEETLQDWSAAADDYLWILERDPQDASALYNLANVRGSQGDWPEARELYGQAALARPGFAMARSSEALAAWQAGDLEFAEAELRKLIRRYPLFADARAALSGLLWREGSSGEAESHWAAAAGLDQRYRQADWLQQVRRWPPQPTADLMAFLALEAS